In the genome of Chloroflexota bacterium, the window CAACGTATCACACCGCGCCTCACGAACGGAGACGTGCTGCTGAGTTCTCGGGGGTCGACGCGTCAGGGCTAGCCGCTCGGACGCGCAACGAGCGCTCATCGGCGTCTTCTGGAAGCTTGCGCTCGCCGGGTGAAAACCGCAACCATAGTGCGTTACGCGGCGAAACCCATGCGGACGGCGAGCGCCGGTTCGCCCGGGCCGGCCCGGCAGAGCGGACCTCCAGAGCCAAGGCGCTCGCCTCATCCGCAGCGAGTTCAGGATGGAACTGTTTCCCTGGATAACTCTGGCAATCTGCCTCGCGGTCGGCGCGGCCGTCGCCACGGCGCTCCACATCAGGGGCCAAGACTGGACGATGAGCGCGGGCTGGGCCGTCATTGTCGCGGCTGGCCTCTACGGGATCATCCTGGCGGTCGGCTCCATCGTCTACGTGACGGTCTTCAAACCGATGTGACGGTCGACCGATTCGGTCGTCGCCTGGTCCGCCAGGTCCATGGAACGTAACTCCGGCGTCAGACCTTCAGCTCGATGATCTCGAGCTTCGACAGGTCGCCGGTCCCGAGGCCCAGACTCTCCGCGTGCTGGTGCTGGCGCCGCACGATCGCTTCATTCTCGGACGTGAACGTCGAATCGTGCTGCTTCATGATCTCCATCGCCACGGCGTCGGCGGCGACCATGTCGCCCGTGACAATGAGCCGGTTGACCCCCTCGACGATCCGCGTGCGCTCGTCGCGCGAGGGACCCGACACCGCCTGAAGCGCGCGAATGTCGGTGATGGTCAGCTCGGGGCGCACCGCCGAGGCAAACTCCGCCAGCTTGCGGTCGAAGTAGTCACGGTTCGTCTGAAGCGCGGCGTGGGCGAGCCAGCGATGCGGGCCGTGCACCGATCCGAAGTGGTTTTTCAGTGCGCTCGTGATTTGTCCCGCGAAGTGGCGCTTGAGCACGGGAAGATTGATGATGACGGGAGCCTCCTGGAGCTGCCGCGCGACGCGCAGCCGTGGGCCGCGCTCGGGCGTATATCCGCGAAGGCGCTGAATCATGCCGGACCCGGATTCCGGGATCGGCGGGACGTCCGTTTCCCCCTGCCAGCGGTCGAACTCGACGGTCACAAAATGCTCGGCCGTCCGCGCATGCGCGAGCTGGATCTCCATGCCCGGCAGCTCTGCCGGTTCGTAGTACAGGTCCAACTCATTCTTGTGGTCTTCGTGGACGACGATGCGCTCCGCGCCGGCCGCGGCGCAATGGCGGGCAACGGCTCTGAGCGTTTCCGGAGCGGTCACCGACGGGAACGGATCGCGCTGGTTGGTGTTGGGCTTCAGCAGAACAGCCCGGTGAGGCGCGATGATCCTCCCGAGCCCGCCGATCGCGTCCAGCCCCGCGTCGATCATGGCGTCGATATCGCTTCCCTCGACGATCACCAGGAGCGGCTTCCCGCTCCGTCCCACCACGCGGTTTTCCCCACCGCGCCGCGCGAGCGGGACGTCAGCCCGCGGTTGGTCCAGCGTTCCAGCGCTCAAGGTCGGCACCTCCCCACGTCGCCGGCGATCGCTCCACTGATTCGCCGGTCGCCTGGAGCGATTGTAGCCGTCCGTACCCCCAGAGCCGCCGATCGGTCCGCAACGCTCCAATGCCCGATATCATAGGGTCCAATCGCGTCGCGCGGCTCCACGATCCGCGACGGGCCCATGGCTGCGGACCGAACGAGCCACTGGTCGACCAGAAGTTGTCAGCGCCGGGAGGTACGGAATGCAGCGAAGGGCGATTGTGGCGACCACGTCCCTCCTTCTCGGCATCTTCGTCGTCGCGTGCACCCAGGGCGGAACAGCCGCGCTTCGCAACCGGAGCGCCGACGCTGCGTCGGCCCGGCCCGGTCCCACCCATGCCACCATCGTATCGTTCCGCGACCTCGACTTCCAGCCGTACAGCGCGGTGCCGGGAAGCTACGAGCTTCGCAACGCGGTGAATCCCGGTCTGGTCGTCGTCGACGACCGGAATACGCTGCGCCCGGTCCTGGCGGAGGCCGTGCCCACGTTGGACAACGGCCTCTGGAAGCTTCGCCCCGACGGCACCATGGAAACCACCTGGACAATCAGGCCCGAAGCGGTGTGGCACGATGGCTCGCCGATTCTGGCCGACGATCTGGCCTTCACCATCAAGGTCGGCCGCGACCGGTCGACTGGCGTGTTCGGCCTCCAGGCCTACCGTTTCATGGGCGACGTCGACACGCCGGATCCGCGCACGGTCCACATCACCTGGAGCGAGCCGTACATCGACGCCGATCAGACCTTTTCCATCTGGCTGGCGTGGCCCATGCCAAAGCACGTGCTGGAGACCATCTACGATCAGGATCCAACGTCCCTAAGCCAGGCGTCCTATTGGACCACGGACTATGTGGGCAGCGGCGCATATCAATTGAAGGACTTCGTTCCCGGGCAGCGGATCAGTCTTCAGGCGTTCGACCGATTCGTGCTCGGACGTCCAAAGATCGACGAGATCGACGTGGAGTTCAATCCCGATCCCAGCTCGGTCATGGCAAACGCGCTGGCGGGAGCCGTGGACGCGACCATTGGCATCGGCTTCGCGATCGATTCCGTCGTCGAGATGCGCGACCGCTGGGCCGACGGTCGGTTCACCTTCGAATTCTCAGATCACCGCTGGTATCGGCTAGACCCCCAGTTCATCGATCCAACCCCGTCCATCATCACGAATCTCCAGTTCCGCCAGGCGCTGCTCTACGCCATCGATCGGCAGGAGATGGTCGATTCCCTCGAGGCCGGGCTCTCCCCGGTTGCCACGACTTTCATGGCGCCGAACCAGCCCGACTACGCAGGCATCGAGGGAGGAGTGAAGAAGTACGAATACGACCCCCGCAAGGCGGCCCAAATGATCGGGGACCTGGGTTACCGCCGGGGAGACGATGGATTCATGCATGACGCGGCCGGCCAGCTTCTCGAGGTCGAGATCGCGGGATCAAACCAGGCAGTCACCAAACCAATGCTGGCGGTCGCGGACTACTGGCAGAAGATCGGGGTCTCGACCACGTCGTTTGTCGTGCCCGCTCAGCGGGCCACAGATTGGCCGTGGCGCGCGACCTTCACCGGCTTCGCACTGTTCACCGGCACGCACGACGTCGACGGTCTCCCGGCCCTCAAGAGCAGCCAAGCGCGCACGGCCGAGAACAACTACGAAGTATCCGGCCTCCCCAACTGGCCTCGCTATCGCAGTCCTGTGCTCGACGACCTCGTCGACCGCTACTTCCGCACGATCCCCAAGCCGGAGCGCATCGAGGTGTTGACGCAAATCAACGAGCACATTTTCGAAAACCTCTCCACGATGCCGCTCTACTACTTTCCAACTCCATACGCGGTGGCCAATCGCCTGGCCAACGTGCCTGTGAATCGCGCGTCTCGCGCGTCGCTCACCTGGAACATCCACCAGTGGGACGTGAAACGCTGACCGCCCCACGAGCGGCGTGGGCCAAGCGGCTAGCCCGCGAGTCGCGGCACGAGCTCCGCGGGCCCCTGGTCTGGCGCTTGGGCAGGCGAAGCGCGGATCTCCCGTCGCAAGCCCATCCGAAGGCCGAGGGCGCGCGCGACGAGCGCGCTCCCGATGGTAAAGGCCATGATGAAGAGGCTGATGATGCTGGCGGCCTCACGACTGTTCACCCCGCTCGACGCCATCTCGAGCGCCAGAAGCGATAGGGTCGTAGTGTCTCGCGACGCCAGCAAGATGATGCTGCTCGTCGCACCCGCTGCCCCAACGAAGCTCATCACCGACAGAAGGACGATCGTCGGCATGAGCAGGGGGATCCAGATTCGAACGTACGTGCGGAGCCATCCGGCCCCCGCGACGCGCGCCGCCTCCTCCATGTCCGCCCCGACCTGAACGAACACGCCCTTCAAGACGTTCACGCCAGTCGTGTTGCCCTGGAGGATCACCACGATGAGGAGCGCCCATATCGTGCCAAAGAGCACGTTCAGACCGGGCGTGCCGAGGAACAGCCAGAGGAGGCCCAGGCCTGTCAGAATCCCGGGGATCGCCGCGGATCCCCAGATCATCAAGTCCAGGACGCCGCGGCCGGGGAGGCGCGTCCGCACCAGAATGTAGGCGAGCACGGAAAACAGCAGCGGGCTGACCACCGCCGCCGTTGTCGAGAGAACCAGCGTCGTCCGCAGCGCTTTCAAGAACACGGGGTCGTGCAGCACGAGGGCCCAGTGCTTCATGGTGAACCCGAGCTGGAAGTAACCGATCCGATTCATGAAGCTGCCGAGCGCCAGGATCGCGACAGGCCCCACCGTCAGGAAGACGAGCAGGAGGACGATCAGCCCGAAGGCGACGGAATTCCCCACACCCAGATCGATCAGGCCGGGGCGATACTGCCCGCTGATGGTCGTGTAGCGCCGCCGCTGCAAGATCCACCGCTGCAAGGGGATGATGGCCGCGATGATGACCAATGAAATGCTCGCGAGCGCGGTTGCCTCGCCATAGTTCGGGACCTCCTGGCGGACCAGCGAGAAGATCTTGGTCGAGTACACATAGATCCCGACCGGCAGGCCGAGCAGGTATTCCGTTTCGAACGACTGAAAGGCCCGCAGGAGGTGAAGCGAAAAGGCCAGCACGACGGGCGTGACCATGAGGGGGAGCGTCACGCGCATCATCGTTCTGAGGTTGCCCGCGCCCCCGACGCGGGCCGCCTCTTCCAGGGTGACGTCCATATTGCGAAAGGCCGGGGTCAGAAGCATGACCTTGATCGAGATCCCGTGAGCCATGAGGTGCGCCCAGACGATCCCAGGGATACTGAAGATGTTGAAGGGCCCGTGGTCGACGAACGGGAGCTTCATCGCCGCGACATTGAGCAGCCCGATATCGGGGTCCATCAGGGTGATCCACGCTATCGTCGTCGGGAGCGCGGGAACCATGAAGGAGACCCAGAACATGAACTCCAGCGCGTGGCTGAACGGAATCTTGGTGCGCGCGAGGGTCCAGGCGATTGCCACCCCGATGGGCAGCGCGCACGCCTCGGTAAGGGCCCAGATGAGAATCGAGTTGCCAAGAGAGGCGAGCAGCCCCGGACGCTGGAAGGCGCTGGTCCAGTGGCTCAAGCCCCATTGGCGCGGCTCTACAAACCAGTCGTTCGCCGTATTGAAACTGTTGACCAGTAAGAGGACGACCGGCCAGACGAGAAAAAGACCGAGCGAGACGAGCACCACGGCCATGATGACGAGGCCCGCGGACAATCGCGCGGTGGCAGGGAGCGGTGGACCGTCAGTCATGCGCTGCCCTCAGGGCTTCGCGTCCCACCACTCCTGGATCTGCGCAACGGCGGCGTTCGCGGCCTCAGCCCTCCAGGGCTCGGCCTCCTCGTACTCGTAGACCACCCCGGGCTTGCGGCGC includes:
- a CDS encoding DUF362 domain-containing protein; protein product: MSAGTLDQPRADVPLARRGGENRVVGRSGKPLLVIVEGSDIDAMIDAGLDAIGGLGRIIAPHRAVLLKPNTNQRDPFPSVTAPETLRAVARHCAAAGAERIVVHEDHKNELDLYYEPAELPGMEIQLAHARTAEHFVTVEFDRWQGETDVPPIPESGSGMIQRLRGYTPERGPRLRVARQLQEAPVIINLPVLKRHFAGQITSALKNHFGSVHGPHRWLAHAALQTNRDYFDRKLAEFASAVRPELTITDIRALQAVSGPSRDERTRIVEGVNRLIVTGDMVAADAVAMEIMKQHDSTFTSENEAIVRRQHQHAESLGLGTGDLSKLEIIELKV
- a CDS encoding ABC transporter substrate-binding protein, with amino-acid sequence MQRRAIVATTSLLLGIFVVACTQGGTAALRNRSADAASARPGPTHATIVSFRDLDFQPYSAVPGSYELRNAVNPGLVVVDDRNTLRPVLAEAVPTLDNGLWKLRPDGTMETTWTIRPEAVWHDGSPILADDLAFTIKVGRDRSTGVFGLQAYRFMGDVDTPDPRTVHITWSEPYIDADQTFSIWLAWPMPKHVLETIYDQDPTSLSQASYWTTDYVGSGAYQLKDFVPGQRISLQAFDRFVLGRPKIDEIDVEFNPDPSSVMANALAGAVDATIGIGFAIDSVVEMRDRWADGRFTFEFSDHRWYRLDPQFIDPTPSIITNLQFRQALLYAIDRQEMVDSLEAGLSPVATTFMAPNQPDYAGIEGGVKKYEYDPRKAAQMIGDLGYRRGDDGFMHDAAGQLLEVEIAGSNQAVTKPMLAVADYWQKIGVSTTSFVVPAQRATDWPWRATFTGFALFTGTHDVDGLPALKSSQARTAENNYEVSGLPNWPRYRSPVLDDLVDRYFRTIPKPERIEVLTQINEHIFENLSTMPLYYFPTPYAVANRLANVPVNRASRASLTWNIHQWDVKR
- a CDS encoding ABC transporter permease subunit, translated to MTDGPPLPATARLSAGLVIMAVVLVSLGLFLVWPVVLLLVNSFNTANDWFVEPRQWGLSHWTSAFQRPGLLASLGNSILIWALTEACALPIGVAIAWTLARTKIPFSHALEFMFWVSFMVPALPTTIAWITLMDPDIGLLNVAAMKLPFVDHGPFNIFSIPGIVWAHLMAHGISIKVMLLTPAFRNMDVTLEEAARVGGAGNLRTMMRVTLPLMVTPVVLAFSLHLLRAFQSFETEYLLGLPVGIYVYSTKIFSLVRQEVPNYGEATALASISLVIIAAIIPLQRWILQRRRYTTISGQYRPGLIDLGVGNSVAFGLIVLLLVFLTVGPVAILALGSFMNRIGYFQLGFTMKHWALVLHDPVFLKALRTTLVLSTTAAVVSPLLFSVLAYILVRTRLPGRGVLDLMIWGSAAIPGILTGLGLLWLFLGTPGLNVLFGTIWALLIVVILQGNTTGVNVLKGVFVQVGADMEEAARVAGAGWLRTYVRIWIPLLMPTIVLLSVMSFVGAAGATSSIILLASRDTTTLSLLALEMASSGVNSREAASIISLFIMAFTIGSALVARALGLRMGLRREIRASPAQAPDQGPAELVPRLAG